Proteins from one Planctomyces sp. SH-PL62 genomic window:
- a CDS encoding redoxin domain-containing protein, translating to MKSTCLTIALGLLACVQASADPPDLKPLEIGATAPDFTLPGVDGKDHSLKDYAGAKALVVVFTCNHCPTAQAYEGRLDKLHEGYKDKGVAVVAISPNDPKAVRLDELGYTDLGDSFEDMKIRARDHKYPYPYLYDGDTQATARAYGALATPHVFVFDADRKLRYHGRFDDGEVKPPKSHDTINAVEAVLAGTPVPTPITRVFGCSTKWADKQADAKQSLETWNAEPVTIEPIDLAGVAKLAKNETDKYTVVNVWATWCGPCVQELPEFVTMNRMYRGRPFRLVTISLDDPAKKDQTLETLKAKHVAAANFILNSDDRDAFAEALDPKWPGPVPYTLILAPGGEVVYRRAGGIDPLEVRRAIVSKLGRTY from the coding sequence ATGAAATCGACGTGCCTCACGATCGCCCTCGGCCTCCTGGCCTGCGTCCAGGCCTCGGCCGATCCGCCCGACCTCAAGCCCCTGGAAATCGGCGCGACGGCCCCGGACTTCACCCTCCCCGGGGTCGACGGCAAGGACCACTCGCTCAAGGATTACGCTGGGGCCAAGGCCTTGGTGGTCGTCTTCACCTGCAACCACTGCCCGACCGCCCAGGCTTACGAGGGGCGGCTCGACAAGCTGCACGAGGGCTACAAGGACAAGGGCGTGGCCGTCGTGGCGATCTCCCCGAACGACCCGAAGGCCGTCCGGCTCGACGAACTCGGATACACCGACCTTGGGGACTCGTTCGAAGACATGAAGATCCGGGCGCGCGATCACAAGTATCCGTACCCGTATCTCTACGACGGCGACACCCAGGCGACCGCCAGGGCCTACGGCGCGCTGGCGACGCCCCACGTCTTCGTCTTCGACGCCGACCGCAAGTTGCGGTATCACGGCCGGTTCGACGACGGCGAGGTCAAGCCCCCCAAGTCCCACGACACGATCAACGCCGTCGAGGCCGTGCTGGCCGGCACGCCCGTCCCCACCCCGATCACCCGCGTTTTCGGCTGCTCGACCAAGTGGGCGGACAAGCAGGCCGACGCGAAGCAGTCGCTGGAGACCTGGAACGCCGAGCCGGTGACGATCGAGCCGATCGACCTGGCGGGCGTCGCCAAACTCGCCAAGAACGAGACCGACAAGTACACCGTCGTCAACGTCTGGGCGACCTGGTGCGGCCCCTGCGTCCAGGAACTCCCCGAGTTCGTCACCATGAACCGGATGTATCGAGGCCGGCCGTTCCGGCTGGTCACGATCAGCCTGGACGACCCGGCCAAGAAGGACCAGACCCTTGAAACGCTCAAGGCTAAGCACGTCGCGGCCGCCAATTTCATCCTGAACTCGGACGACCGCGACGCCTTCGCCGAGGCGCTGGATCCCAAGTGGCCCGGCCCCGTCCCCTACACCCTGATCCTCGCCCCCGGCGGCGAGGTCGTCTATCGCCGCGCCGGCGGAATCGACCCTCTGGAAGTCCGTCGCGCCATCGTCTCCAAGCTCGGCCGGACGTACTGA
- a CDS encoding CoA-binding protein, which produces MTAPRQKIAIVGASSDRSKFGNKAVRAFVAQGWEVFPINPTLDSIEGVPAYRDLASIPGDHLDRVSFYVPPQVGIRILDQIRDKQVDEVWINPGAESPELLKRAEELGIETIQACSILDVGEDPHSL; this is translated from the coding sequence ATGACCGCCCCTCGCCAGAAGATCGCCATCGTCGGAGCCAGCTCGGATCGCTCGAAATTCGGCAACAAGGCCGTGCGGGCCTTCGTCGCCCAGGGCTGGGAGGTCTTCCCGATAAACCCAACGCTCGACTCGATCGAAGGCGTACCCGCCTATCGCGACCTGGCGTCGATTCCCGGCGACCACCTGGATCGGGTCTCGTTCTACGTCCCGCCCCAGGTTGGGATCCGCATCCTCGACCAGATCCGCGACAAGCAGGTGGACGAGGTCTGGATCAACCCCGGGGCCGAGTCTCCCGAGCTGTTGAAGCGGGCCGAGGAGCTGGGTATCGAGACGATCCAGGCGTGCAGCATCCTGGACGTGGGCGAGGACCCGCACAGCCTCTGA
- a CDS encoding PD40 domain-containing protein gives MSHVYGPWSSSLGGEGSPELSTFWKRRMGRLPETLAARGDVSRREWLQLAAAGAAACALPTLRRASAQAAEPRPAGPGTIYLNANFSTGSRYDEALDGLWAVDPSTGDRKRIPNPITGAWVRGSRDRKTLALIRAGRTGPNQDVPNVGVWTLDLDAGGPPRRVADFGGVTSWSPDGRQLIVVKWFNPAEPDPAHHETWRFDLDGSKPVRLPIPETDEVNDWSSDGRWLVTVSDRHPPIGSGYQLYLMRPDGSEQRRLTEGGGLNVYPRFSPDGRRIAYLHQDRGKNDIRVLDVEGGPQQIVVEETKEDPDVLLTPGKVVWSPDGKLLACALRAMSVDVEGKPSRLIHGEHTLDRVILIDVETRRSRRLNIPGVSWINGLDWS, from the coding sequence ATGTCTCACGTCTATGGCCCCTGGAGTTCGTCGCTGGGCGGCGAGGGCTCGCCGGAACTCAGCACCTTCTGGAAGCGACGGATGGGCCGGCTCCCGGAGACGCTTGCCGCGCGTGGCGACGTCTCGAGGCGCGAGTGGCTGCAGCTCGCCGCCGCCGGCGCGGCCGCCTGCGCCTTGCCGACGCTGCGGCGAGCGTCGGCCCAGGCCGCAGAGCCACGACCGGCCGGACCTGGCACGATCTATCTGAACGCGAATTTCAGCACGGGGAGCCGCTACGACGAGGCGCTCGACGGGCTCTGGGCCGTCGATCCCTCGACGGGCGATCGCAAACGCATCCCCAACCCCATCACCGGCGCCTGGGTCCGGGGGTCTCGCGACAGGAAGACTCTCGCCCTGATCCGCGCCGGCCGGACGGGGCCGAACCAGGACGTCCCGAACGTCGGCGTCTGGACGCTCGACCTGGATGCGGGAGGACCGCCGCGTCGAGTGGCGGACTTCGGCGGCGTGACCTCGTGGTCGCCGGACGGCCGGCAACTGATCGTGGTCAAATGGTTCAATCCCGCAGAGCCCGACCCCGCCCATCATGAGACCTGGCGGTTCGACCTCGACGGCTCGAAGCCGGTCCGGCTGCCGATCCCCGAGACCGACGAGGTCAACGACTGGTCGTCCGACGGCCGATGGCTGGTCACCGTCTCCGATCGCCACCCGCCGATCGGGAGCGGCTACCAGCTCTACCTGATGCGGCCCGACGGCTCTGAGCAACGGCGACTCACCGAGGGGGGCGGCCTGAACGTCTACCCCCGGTTCTCGCCCGACGGCCGACGCATCGCCTACCTGCACCAGGACCGCGGCAAGAACGACATCCGCGTGCTCGACGTGGAGGGGGGCCCGCAGCAGATCGTCGTGGAGGAGACGAAGGAGGATCCGGACGTCCTGCTCACGCCGGGCAAGGTCGTCTGGTCTCCCGACGGGAAGTTGCTGGCCTGTGCGCTGAGGGCGATGAGCGTCGACGTCGAGGGGAAACCCTCTCGCCTGATCCACGGCGAGCACACTCTCGATCGCGTGATCCTGATCGACGTCGAGACCAGGCGGTCGCGACGGCTGAACATCCCCGGCGTCAGCTGGATCAACGGGCTCGACTGGAGCTGA
- a CDS encoding M56 family metallopeptidase, with translation MTASFLASFERAATAWTETAWAVAWQSVLVVAAFAIVAAGLRRASPALRCWLWRIASFKLLLMPLWVVVWLSPPLPPQPTVSRPSAGPAVPASEDPAPDFGRRPPGLGLDPDRPAVASAPAAKGATSWRSALFAAWCLGVVAGVGALVGQGRRLALALERATPTSDARLLGLVEELAGRLGLRRVPGVVELDAATSPFVCGPRSPILVLPPRLADALEGEPLRAVLLHELEHLRRRDLLWDWLPALARVVYVVHPAARYVAYRALLERELACDRAAMDLAGQDAAAYASTLVEVVSLPSLRRFAIPAASAASPNPEE, from the coding sequence ATGACGGCTTCCTTCCTCGCGTCGTTCGAGCGGGCCGCGACGGCCTGGACGGAGACGGCCTGGGCGGTCGCGTGGCAGTCGGTCCTCGTCGTCGCCGCCTTCGCGATCGTCGCCGCCGGCCTCCGACGAGCCTCGCCGGCGCTTCGTTGCTGGCTCTGGCGGATCGCGTCGTTCAAGCTCCTCCTGATGCCGTTGTGGGTCGTGGTCTGGCTCTCCCCGCCTCTCCCGCCTCAGCCGACGGTCTCAAGGCCGTCGGCGGGCCCGGCCGTCCCGGCGAGCGAGGACCCAGCGCCGGATTTCGGTCGACGGCCGCCTGGGCTCGGCCTCGATCCGGACCGACCGGCCGTCGCGTCCGCTCCCGCCGCGAAGGGGGCGACCTCCTGGCGATCGGCCCTCTTCGCCGCCTGGTGCCTGGGCGTCGTCGCGGGCGTCGGGGCGCTCGTGGGGCAGGGCCGTCGACTCGCCCTCGCCCTGGAGCGGGCGACGCCCACGTCGGACGCCCGCCTCCTGGGCCTGGTCGAGGAGTTGGCGGGCAGGCTCGGCCTTCGAAGAGTCCCCGGGGTGGTGGAACTCGACGCCGCGACCTCCCCGTTCGTCTGCGGTCCGCGGAGCCCGATCCTCGTCCTGCCGCCTCGCCTCGCCGACGCGCTCGAGGGGGAGCCTCTGCGGGCCGTCCTGCTGCACGAGCTGGAGCATCTCCGGCGGCGCGACCTGCTGTGGGACTGGCTCCCCGCCCTTGCCAGGGTCGTGTACGTCGTCCACCCGGCGGCCCGCTACGTCGCCTATCGCGCCTTGCTGGAGCGGGAACTGGCCTGCGACCGGGCCGCGATGGACCTGGCGGGCCAGGACGCCGCGGCCTACGCCTCGACGCTGGTCGAAGTGGTCTCCCTGCCGTCGCTTCGTCGTTTCGCGATCCCGGCGGCTTCGGCCGCCTCCCCGAACCCGGAGGAGTAA
- a CDS encoding BlaI/MecI/CopY family transcriptional regulator has translation MSEPMPSLGELELEVLRHVWREQPCTERRVWDLVQAERPVARTTVLKTMQRLEEKGLLVREAEAGRGPIRYRAVVEERRVLPALIRRFVERALGGSSAPLAAFLAESDADGLTAKDLEALRAIARKIEGRGKGGA, from the coding sequence ATGAGCGAGCCGATGCCGTCGTTGGGGGAGTTGGAGCTGGAGGTTCTGCGCCACGTCTGGCGGGAGCAGCCGTGCACGGAGCGTCGGGTCTGGGACCTGGTGCAGGCCGAGCGGCCGGTGGCCCGGACGACCGTTCTGAAGACGATGCAGCGGCTGGAGGAGAAGGGGCTGCTCGTCCGTGAGGCGGAGGCGGGTCGGGGCCCGATCCGATACCGGGCGGTGGTGGAGGAGCGGCGCGTGCTGCCGGCCCTGATCCGCCGGTTCGTCGAGCGGGCCCTGGGGGGTTCGAGCGCGCCGCTCGCCGCGTTTCTCGCGGAGTCCGACGCCGACGGGCTCACCGCCAAGGATCTGGAGGCGCTCCGCGCGATCGCCCGGAAGATCGAGGGGCGGGGGAAGGGGGGGGCATGA
- the sppA gene encoding signal peptide peptidase SppA, with translation MMSIRSRHHFALAVALAAALGTEAWNTPRATAQDAAAGKPEPEKKPEPPKPRVAVFRLSGAVKETPREEVLNLGGETSTPLWTLIERMDKAAKDPAVKAVVVILEGPSVGAAQVAEIRRAFDRLKAAGKEVIGHADTVGSLGQYVLLSGASRVSVVPTADLWITGIYGEAPYLRGLLDKVGVKPDFLTCGDYKSAAEMFLRDGPSKEAEAMQNWLLDSLFDTMVSRIAAGRKASPELVRAWIDSGPHTAEKARALGVVDVVEHRQDLEAHLKKTYGDDVVFDRKYGKKAEPKLDATSPFGLFKFLGEVLAASKTDAKKPAVGVVYVDGPIVLAKSGGMAVFQDGEAAAVTIRKALDDAANDDAIKAVVLRVDSPGGSALASEIILDATRRVKAKKPLVVSMGDVAGSGGYYVACGTDAVFADEATITGSIGVVSGKMAVGELYDKLGVTFKAYRRGQNAGMLASADVFSPAERQKMQEYMNEIYGEFKGHVVAIRGAKLKKPIDDLAGGRVYTGKQALELGLIDKLGGFHDAVRHAAGAANLEDFDVRTLPKPRTIIEELVEPDADDDRKGLVGLAPPRSILLEQAAPMLAALDPIRAGAVRLALGRLELIRREGVVAMMPELGLGR, from the coding sequence ATGATGAGCATTCGAAGTCGCCACCACTTCGCCCTGGCCGTGGCGCTGGCCGCCGCCCTCGGGACGGAAGCCTGGAATACGCCGCGGGCGACGGCCCAGGACGCCGCGGCCGGGAAGCCCGAGCCCGAGAAGAAGCCCGAGCCGCCCAAGCCTCGAGTGGCCGTGTTCCGGCTCTCGGGCGCGGTCAAGGAGACGCCTCGCGAGGAGGTGCTGAACCTCGGCGGAGAGACCTCGACGCCGCTCTGGACGCTCATCGAGCGGATGGACAAGGCGGCGAAGGACCCCGCGGTCAAGGCCGTCGTCGTGATCCTGGAAGGTCCGAGCGTCGGCGCCGCGCAGGTCGCCGAGATCCGCCGGGCGTTCGACCGCCTCAAGGCGGCGGGCAAGGAGGTGATCGGCCACGCCGACACGGTCGGGAGCCTGGGCCAGTACGTCCTCCTCAGCGGCGCCTCGCGCGTCAGCGTGGTCCCCACGGCCGACCTCTGGATCACGGGGATCTACGGCGAGGCTCCTTATCTTCGCGGCCTGCTGGACAAGGTCGGCGTCAAGCCCGACTTCCTCACCTGCGGCGACTACAAGAGCGCCGCCGAGATGTTCCTGCGCGACGGCCCGAGCAAGGAGGCCGAGGCCATGCAGAACTGGCTGCTGGACAGCCTCTTCGACACGATGGTCAGTCGGATCGCCGCCGGCCGCAAGGCCAGCCCCGAGCTGGTGCGGGCCTGGATCGACAGCGGCCCGCATACCGCCGAGAAGGCCAGGGCGCTGGGCGTGGTGGACGTCGTCGAGCATCGCCAGGACCTGGAGGCCCACCTCAAGAAGACGTATGGCGACGACGTGGTTTTTGACCGCAAGTACGGCAAGAAGGCCGAGCCCAAGCTCGACGCCACCTCGCCGTTCGGCCTCTTCAAATTCCTGGGTGAGGTGCTGGCGGCGTCGAAGACCGACGCCAAGAAGCCCGCCGTGGGCGTCGTCTACGTCGACGGCCCGATCGTGCTCGCCAAATCGGGCGGTATGGCCGTCTTCCAGGACGGCGAGGCGGCGGCCGTGACGATCCGCAAGGCGCTCGACGACGCGGCGAACGACGACGCGATCAAGGCGGTCGTCCTCCGGGTCGATTCGCCGGGGGGCTCGGCCCTGGCCAGCGAGATCATCCTCGACGCCACCCGCCGCGTGAAGGCGAAGAAGCCCCTGGTGGTCTCGATGGGGGACGTCGCCGGCAGCGGCGGCTATTACGTCGCCTGCGGCACCGACGCCGTCTTCGCCGACGAGGCGACCATCACCGGCTCGATCGGCGTCGTCAGCGGCAAGATGGCCGTCGGCGAGCTCTACGACAAGCTCGGCGTCACCTTCAAGGCCTACCGTCGCGGCCAGAACGCCGGCATGCTCGCCTCGGCCGACGTCTTCTCCCCGGCCGAGAGGCAGAAGATGCAGGAATATATGAATGAAATCTACGGCGAGTTCAAGGGCCACGTCGTCGCCATTCGCGGCGCCAAGCTCAAGAAGCCGATCGACGACCTGGCCGGGGGCCGCGTCTACACCGGCAAGCAGGCCCTGGAGCTGGGCCTGATCGACAAGCTCGGCGGCTTCCACGACGCCGTCCGTCATGCGGCCGGAGCCGCCAACCTGGAAGACTTCGACGTTCGCACGCTCCCCAAGCCCCGGACGATCATCGAGGAGCTGGTGGAGCCGGACGCGGACGACGATCGCAAGGGCCTCGTCGGCCTGGCCCCCCCGCGCTCGATCCTGCTGGAGCAGGCCGCGCCGATGCTCGCCGCCCTCGACCCGATCCGGGCCGGGGCCGTCCGCCTCGCCCTCGGCCGCCTCGAACTGATCCGCCGCGAAGGGGTCGTCGCCATGATGCCCGAGCTGGGCCTCGGCCGCTGA
- a CDS encoding PA0069 family radical SAM protein has translation MSGERIPPKGRGAGFNPPNRFDRVHHEIELETVQDDADYLEGLRRPETEFLEDHSRSIIAENQSPDVGFEASINPYRGCEHGCIYCYARPTHEFLGLSAGLDFETRILVKREAPALLRAALDSPRWRPRVLSMSGVTDPYQPIERKLRLTRACLEVMAEYRQPVTIVTKNRLVARDVDVLADLAKHRAAGVLVSITTLNPAMAAEMEPRTSRPSGRLAAIRTLSEAGVPTGVMVAPVIPGLTDHEMPAILEAAAKAGARIAGYVPVRLPMAVAPLFEDWLERHRPDAKTKVLNRIRSMHGGKLYDARFGDRMRGEGPIADVIARVFKTSCRRLDLNVQPWPVTAEAFQRPAKRDGQLRLFD, from the coding sequence ATGAGCGGCGAACGGATCCCCCCCAAGGGCCGAGGGGCCGGTTTCAACCCCCCGAATCGGTTCGATCGCGTCCACCACGAGATCGAGCTGGAAACGGTTCAGGACGACGCCGATTACCTGGAAGGGCTGCGACGGCCCGAGACCGAGTTCCTCGAAGACCATTCCCGCTCGATCATCGCCGAGAACCAGAGCCCCGACGTCGGCTTCGAGGCCAGCATCAACCCGTATCGTGGCTGCGAGCACGGCTGCATCTACTGCTACGCCCGACCGACGCACGAATTCCTGGGACTGTCGGCGGGCCTGGATTTCGAGACCCGGATCCTGGTGAAGCGCGAGGCCCCGGCGCTCCTGCGGGCGGCCCTGGATTCGCCGCGATGGCGTCCGCGGGTTCTCTCGATGAGCGGGGTCACCGACCCCTATCAGCCGATCGAGCGGAAGCTCCGGCTCACCCGCGCCTGCCTGGAGGTGATGGCGGAGTATCGCCAGCCCGTGACCATCGTGACCAAGAACCGCCTGGTGGCCCGCGACGTCGACGTGCTCGCCGACCTCGCGAAGCATCGCGCGGCCGGCGTGCTGGTCTCGATCACGACGCTCAACCCGGCGATGGCGGCCGAGATGGAGCCCCGCACGAGCCGACCGTCCGGGCGGCTGGCGGCGATCCGAACGCTCTCGGAGGCCGGCGTGCCCACGGGGGTCATGGTCGCCCCCGTGATCCCGGGCCTCACCGACCACGAGATGCCCGCGATCCTCGAAGCGGCGGCCAAGGCCGGAGCCCGTATCGCGGGCTACGTCCCGGTCCGCCTGCCGATGGCCGTCGCCCCGCTGTTCGAGGACTGGCTCGAACGTCATCGCCCCGACGCCAAAACCAAGGTCCTGAATCGGATCCGCTCGATGCACGGGGGCAAGCTCTACGACGCCCGGTTCGGCGACCGGATGCGCGGCGAAGGACCGATCGCCGACGTCATCGCCCGCGTCTTCAAGACCTCCTGCCGACGACTCGACCTCAACGTCCAGCCCTGGCCGGTCACAGCCGAAGCCTTCCAGCGCCCCGCGAAGCGCGATGGTCAGCTTCGGTTGTTCGACTGA
- a CDS encoding DUF1559 domain-containing protein yields the protein MSSPRPTGTKRPGFTLIELLVVIAIIAVLIALLLPAVQSAREAARRAQCTNNLKQMGLGVANFESANGHLPQGPYDGDPTVNAAEYDTKDVCCNATTPNGWNQFFKILPYMEQQALYNLANFTMPAPQDPALNGEIQVAATVVPGLLCPTRRNNSRYGSNPITATSRNDYAGSAGFMQGEYFGCDGKMFVPGAPNGMTPARGIRDWRDSETNRGNRGGYKGAIVWAGKGAKRYWGDFKDGTSNSIVFAEKSVPVKTLGADGGDNERWQNSGWDEDCIRWHFFPLPDHEAPAYNGVCQSPSKPDTGTTLWRRQFGGPHPGGLNALLGDGSVRFIKYSVNPTTFRKLTVIDDMEVLSSDEY from the coding sequence GTGTCTTCGCCCCGCCCGACCGGAACCAAGCGCCCGGGTTTCACGCTGATCGAACTCCTCGTCGTGATCGCCATCATCGCGGTGCTGATCGCGCTGCTCCTGCCCGCCGTCCAGTCCGCCCGCGAAGCCGCCCGCCGCGCCCAGTGCACGAACAACCTCAAGCAGATGGGCCTCGGCGTGGCCAACTTCGAGAGCGCCAACGGCCACCTCCCCCAGGGACCGTACGACGGCGACCCGACGGTCAACGCGGCCGAGTACGACACCAAGGACGTCTGCTGCAACGCCACCACCCCCAACGGCTGGAACCAGTTCTTCAAGATCCTGCCCTACATGGAGCAGCAGGCCCTCTACAACCTGGCCAACTTCACCATGCCGGCCCCGCAGGACCCCGCGCTGAACGGCGAGATCCAGGTCGCGGCCACCGTCGTCCCCGGCTTGCTCTGCCCCACCCGGCGGAACAACAGCCGCTATGGATCCAACCCGATCACCGCGACCTCCCGGAACGACTACGCCGGCAGCGCGGGCTTCATGCAGGGCGAATACTTCGGCTGCGACGGCAAGATGTTCGTCCCCGGAGCCCCCAACGGCATGACCCCCGCTCGGGGCATCCGCGACTGGCGCGACAGCGAGACCAACCGCGGCAACCGCGGCGGCTACAAGGGCGCCATCGTCTGGGCCGGCAAGGGCGCCAAGCGCTACTGGGGCGACTTCAAGGACGGCACCTCGAACTCGATCGTCTTCGCCGAGAAGAGCGTGCCCGTCAAGACCCTGGGCGCCGACGGCGGCGACAACGAACGCTGGCAGAACAGCGGCTGGGACGAGGATTGCATCCGCTGGCACTTCTTCCCGCTCCCCGACCACGAGGCCCCGGCCTACAACGGCGTCTGCCAGAGCCCGTCCAAGCCCGACACCGGCACCACCCTCTGGCGGCGGCAGTTCGGCGGCCCCCACCCCGGCGGCCTCAACGCCCTCCTCGGCGACGGCTCGGTCCGGTTCATCAAGTACTCAGTCAACCCCACCACGTTCCGCAAGCTGACCGTCATCGACGACATGGAAGTCCTGAGCTCGGACGAGTATTGA
- a CDS encoding Bcr/CflA family efflux MFS transporter, with the protein MPKTIKLFKPYDVLCQFTDEQGRPTLADHVSVPGVYAAGRLDRDSEGLLLLTDDGGLAHRLTDPRHEHPKTYLVQVERIPDAAALEALRTGVTLPDGPTRPTEAEVLDEPPDLPERPVPIRFRKNVPTAWIRLTLREGRNRQVRRMTAAVGHPTLRLVRWSIGGVTLEGLQPGSWAELSPEEDEALRALLPVLPPRRPRLRERRPPSPEARPLADPPKIFQSSIPKPRRSLSHGSPRNSRPEDFLMPYDETQNRPSGARGIPGLRFIILLGLLDAFGPLGIDMYLPAFPRIAEDLHADGGRVELTLSLFLAGLAVGQLICGPISDRVGRRRPLLYGAAAFAAASVVCAFARSIEALILARFVMGLAGATGMVVARAVVRDSFEEADSARVYSMLMLVIGVAPIISPTLGSWVMTFGGWPSIFWSLAAFACVCGVGVLFDMPETLAEERRDREPAAAILPRYAMVFVDRRFLGYAVPSSLALGMIFAYVTAAPSMFLQHFRLSPTAFNVVFAGNAIGLIGAAQVNRRLSRRFDTHAILRGATLANAAASVGLLALAWTGAGASRPSWP; encoded by the coding sequence ATGCCCAAGACGATCAAGCTGTTCAAGCCGTACGACGTACTCTGCCAGTTCACCGACGAGCAGGGGAGGCCCACGCTGGCGGATCACGTCTCGGTCCCGGGCGTCTACGCGGCCGGGAGGCTCGACCGAGACAGCGAGGGCCTGCTCCTGCTGACCGACGACGGCGGGCTGGCCCACCGCCTCACCGACCCCCGCCACGAGCACCCCAAGACCTATCTCGTCCAGGTCGAGCGCATCCCCGACGCCGCCGCGCTGGAGGCGCTCCGGACCGGCGTGACGCTCCCGGACGGCCCGACCCGTCCCACCGAGGCCGAGGTGCTCGACGAGCCCCCGGACCTCCCGGAACGCCCCGTCCCGATCCGATTCCGCAAGAACGTGCCGACGGCCTGGATCCGCCTGACCCTCCGCGAAGGCCGGAACCGGCAGGTGCGCCGGATGACCGCCGCGGTCGGCCATCCCACGCTCCGACTCGTCCGCTGGTCGATCGGCGGCGTCACCCTCGAAGGGCTCCAGCCCGGCTCCTGGGCGGAACTTTCGCCGGAAGAAGACGAGGCCCTCCGCGCCCTCCTGCCGGTCCTCCCGCCCCGCCGCCCCCGCCTCCGCGAACGCCGGCCCCCCAGTCCTGAAGCCCGCCCCCTTGCCGACCCCCCTAAGATTTTTCAATCTTCGATCCCGAAACCCCGCCGATCGCTCTCCCACGGCTCGCCGCGGAACTCCCGCCCGGAAGACTTCTTGATGCCTTACGACGAAACGCAGAATCGCCCCTCGGGCGCGAGGGGAATCCCCGGCCTTCGCTTCATCATCCTGCTCGGCCTGCTGGATGCGTTCGGTCCGCTGGGGATCGACATGTACCTGCCGGCGTTCCCCCGGATCGCCGAGGATCTCCACGCCGACGGCGGCCGGGTGGAGCTGACGCTGTCGCTGTTCCTCGCCGGGTTGGCCGTGGGTCAGCTCATCTGCGGGCCGATCTCCGACCGGGTCGGCCGACGTCGGCCGCTCCTGTACGGGGCGGCGGCGTTCGCGGCGGCGTCGGTCGTCTGCGCGTTCGCGCGGTCGATCGAGGCGCTGATCCTGGCCCGGTTCGTGATGGGGCTCGCCGGGGCGACGGGGATGGTGGTGGCGAGGGCCGTGGTCCGCGACTCGTTCGAGGAGGCGGACTCGGCGCGGGTGTATTCGATGCTCATGCTGGTGATCGGGGTCGCGCCCATCATCTCGCCGACGCTGGGGTCGTGGGTGATGACGTTCGGGGGCTGGCCGTCGATCTTCTGGTCGCTGGCCGCCTTCGCCTGCGTCTGCGGCGTGGGGGTCCTGTTCGACATGCCCGAGACGCTGGCCGAGGAGCGTCGCGACCGCGAGCCGGCCGCCGCGATCCTGCCTCGCTACGCGATGGTCTTCGTCGACCGCCGGTTTTTGGGGTACGCCGTGCCGTCGAGCCTGGCGCTGGGGATGATCTTCGCTTACGTCACCGCGGCGCCCTCGATGTTCCTCCAACATTTTCGGCTCTCGCCCACGGCGTTCAACGTGGTCTTCGCCGGCAACGCGATCGGCCTGATCGGCGCGGCGCAGGTCAATCGCCGGCTCTCGCGACGGTTCGACACGCACGCCATCCTCCGGGGGGCGACCCTGGCGAACGCGGCGGCGAGCGTCGGGCTGCTGGCGCTGGCCTGGACCGGGGCGGGGGCTTCCCGGCCTTCCTGGCCCTGA